A genomic segment from Helicobacter sp. NHP19-012 encodes:
- the ffh gene encoding signal recognition particle protein, giving the protein MFDTLTQSFKNALGKIRFQDDLKALEKALDELKKALLRNDVHHKVAKELVKNIEAKTKAKGIGKQQFLDALQESLLEILSVPGAASGFVYAPTPPTIVLMCGLQGGGKTTTCAKLANYLKTRNKKVLLVACDLERLAAIEQLQVLGAQIGVEVFHKEGSVLDIAKGALERAKEGQFDVVLVDSAGRLAIDKPLMDELKALKNLLNPLETFYVADALSGQDGVRSAQTFHTEIGISGVVLSKFDSDSKGGVALGIAHQLQIPLRFIGHGEKIPDLDIFVPERIANRLMGAGDIVSLVEKTSSVIDPKEAKNISKKLKKGQFGFNDFLEQLEKVKKLGSISSLVSMIPGLSGVAGALKGTDLENSAEIKKIKAMVNSMTAKERDNPSILNGSRKKRIALGSGLDVAEINRILKRFDQASQLAKKLSSKGGVANLLHMLQQNQPPR; this is encoded by the coding sequence ATGTTTGACACCTTGACACAATCTTTTAAAAACGCCTTAGGCAAAATCCGCTTCCAAGACGATTTAAAAGCCCTAGAAAAAGCCCTAGATGAGCTCAAAAAAGCTTTATTAAGAAACGATGTCCACCACAAAGTCGCCAAAGAGCTCGTTAAAAACATAGAGGCAAAGACCAAAGCAAAGGGCATTGGCAAACAGCAGTTTTTAGACGCACTGCAAGAGAGTTTATTAGAGATTTTGAGTGTGCCCGGGGCTGCTAGCGGTTTTGTCTATGCCCCCACACCGCCCACGATCGTGCTGATGTGTGGCTTGCAAGGGGGGGGCAAAACCACGACTTGCGCCAAGCTAGCAAACTACCTCAAAACCCGTAATAAAAAGGTGTTGTTGGTGGCATGCGATTTGGAGAGGTTAGCCGCTATAGAGCAGTTGCAGGTTTTGGGGGCACAAATCGGGGTGGAGGTGTTTCATAAAGAGGGGAGCGTGCTTGACATTGCTAAGGGGGCACTAGAGAGGGCGAAAGAGGGGCAGTTTGATGTGGTGCTTGTGGATAGTGCGGGGCGTTTAGCCATCGATAAGCCTTTAATGGACGAGCTCAAAGCCCTAAAAAATCTCTTAAACCCGCTGGAAACCTTCTATGTGGCGGATGCTTTAAGTGGGCAGGACGGGGTGCGATCCGCCCAGACTTTCCACACCGAGATAGGCATTAGTGGGGTGGTGTTAAGCAAGTTTGACAGCGATAGCAAGGGGGGCGTGGCTCTTGGCATTGCCCACCAACTTCAAATCCCCTTGCGTTTTATCGGGCATGGGGAGAAAATCCCCGATTTAGATATTTTCGTGCCTGAGCGCATCGCTAATCGCCTCATGGGCGCGGGCGATATTGTGAGTTTAGTAGAGAAAACTAGCAGTGTGATCGACCCCAAAGAGGCCAAAAACATTTCTAAAAAACTCAAAAAGGGGCAATTTGGCTTTAACGACTTTTTGGAGCAGTTAGAAAAGGTTAAAAAGCTCGGCTCCATCAGCTCTTTGGTGTCGATGATCCCCGGGCTTAGTGGGGTGGCAGGGGCACTTAAGGGCACGGATTTAGAAAACTCAGCGGAGATCAAAAAGATTAAGGCGATGGTGAACTCCATGACCGCTAAAGAGCGCGACAACCCGTCTATCCTCAATGGCAGCCGCAAAAAACGCATTGCGCTAGGCTCGGGGTTAGATGTGGCTGAGATCAATAGGATTTTGAAGAGATTCGATCAAGCAAGCCAGCTTGCTAAAAAGCTCAGTTCTAAGGGGGGTGTGGCGAATCTACTCCACATGTTGCAACAAAATCAGCCTCCTAGATGA
- a CDS encoding valine--tRNA ligase, protein MDFPPFDNALEKRFYQIWQERGHFEVSEDTTKPPFCIIMPPPNVTGRLHMGHALTLSLQDILVRFKRMDGYRVLYQPGLDHAGIATQNVVEKQLLAQGVKKEQLGREAFIKKVWAWKEACGGQILEQMQELGVSCAWSRLRFSMDAGLEKAVRSAFKAWFDKGLIVQDTYMINWCCKDGALADIEVEYKEELGKLYYLRYPLESRGEVVVATTRPETFFGDVALMVHPEDERYKHLIGQNALLPLTHRSIPIIADEYVDPSFGSGCVKVTPAHDPNDYAVGKRHNLTPLVIFNEQGVLNAHAGAFAGLDRLEARPKIVEALKEGDYLKEVQEHPHQVGVCYRCDSPIEPYISKQWFVKQEVAKGSIEKMAQGLAQFYPPHWRNNYNAWMQELRPWCISRQLWWGHQIPVFTCANGHQFVPLETPTHCPTCGDTHLEQDPDVLDTWFSSGLWAFSTLGFAQEGLEGFEGVKFNLDDLKDFYPNSVLITGFDILFFWVARMLLSGESLLGKLPFKHIYLHALVRDENGEKMSKSKGNVIDPLELIKTYGSDSVRFALAMLCVQGRDLCLNPKVLEQAKHFSHKLYNAALFLSTQPATKTTGFNTSLGAYAKSRLNAATKEVRYALELYRFNDATTALYRFFWGEFCDWVLEFSKAFKHSQQTPLVFGELIEVFKEGLKLLHPFMPFLSEYLHQSLDQQSLENAPSIMISPYPKDSTQDEGLEARFNLMKESITALRRLKILLNAPIESASIESATALEVEDLQCISKLSKIPSISVTQSKPPKSLSDTGELGVVHVSLEGVDVSALVGRLKAQLEKLKKEQAKLNLDNQQFLAKAPKALLESLQERNKTILEKQAQVQKELLMLEG, encoded by the coding sequence ATGGACTTCCCTCCCTTTGACAACGCCCTAGAAAAACGCTTTTACCAAATTTGGCAAGAGCGGGGGCATTTTGAGGTGAGTGAGGATACAACCAAACCCCCCTTTTGCATCATCATGCCCCCACCAAATGTTACCGGCAGGCTACATATGGGGCATGCGCTCACGCTGAGTTTACAAGATATTTTGGTGCGTTTTAAACGCATGGATGGGTATCGGGTGCTTTATCAGCCCGGCTTAGATCACGCCGGGATTGCCACGCAAAATGTCGTGGAAAAACAACTACTCGCGCAAGGGGTGAAAAAGGAACAACTCGGGCGTGAAGCGTTTATTAAAAAAGTGTGGGCGTGGAAGGAGGCTTGCGGGGGGCAGATTTTAGAGCAGATGCAAGAGCTTGGGGTATCTTGTGCGTGGAGCCGCCTGCGCTTTAGCATGGACGCTGGCTTAGAAAAGGCGGTGAGGAGTGCCTTTAAAGCGTGGTTTGACAAAGGGCTTATTGTGCAAGACACCTATATGATCAATTGGTGCTGCAAGGATGGGGCACTAGCGGACATTGAGGTGGAGTATAAAGAGGAGCTAGGCAAGCTGTATTATTTACGCTATCCGCTAGAAAGTAGGGGAGAGGTGGTGGTGGCGACCACGCGCCCAGAAACTTTCTTTGGGGATGTCGCTCTAATGGTGCACCCTGAGGATGAACGCTACAAACACCTAATCGGGCAAAACGCCTTATTGCCCCTCACACACCGCTCTATCCCCATTATAGCCGACGAGTATGTCGATCCTAGCTTTGGGAGTGGGTGCGTGAAGGTTACGCCCGCCCACGACCCTAATGACTATGCTGTGGGTAAAAGGCATAATTTAACTCCTTTGGTGATTTTTAACGAGCAGGGGGTGTTAAACGCACATGCCGGGGCATTTGCTGGGCTAGACCGCTTAGAGGCACGCCCTAAGATTGTAGAGGCTTTAAAAGAAGGGGACTATCTTAAAGAGGTGCAAGAACACCCGCACCAAGTGGGCGTGTGCTACCGCTGTGATAGCCCCATTGAGCCCTACATTTCTAAGCAGTGGTTTGTCAAACAAGAAGTTGCCAAAGGTTCTATAGAAAAAATGGCGCAAGGTTTAGCGCAATTTTACCCCCCCCACTGGCGCAACAACTACAATGCGTGGATGCAGGAGCTGCGCCCGTGGTGTATCAGCCGGCAACTTTGGTGGGGACACCAAATCCCCGTTTTCACTTGTGCTAACGGGCATCAGTTTGTGCCCCTAGAAACCCCCACACACTGCCCCACTTGTGGCGACACCCACCTAGAGCAAGACCCCGATGTGTTAGACACTTGGTTTAGCTCAGGGCTATGGGCGTTTAGCACGCTAGGCTTTGCCCAAGAAGGGCTAGAGGGCTTTGAGGGCGTGAAGTTTAACCTCGATGATTTAAAAGACTTCTATCCAAATAGCGTGTTAATCACGGGTTTTGATATTCTCTTTTTTTGGGTGGCAAGGATGCTTTTAAGTGGGGAGAGTTTGCTAGGCAAGTTGCCCTTTAAACACATTTACCTACACGCTTTGGTGCGCGATGAAAACGGCGAAAAGATGAGTAAATCTAAGGGCAATGTGATCGACCCCTTAGAGCTCATTAAGACCTATGGGAGCGACTCCGTGCGTTTTGCTTTGGCGATGTTATGCGTGCAGGGGCGGGATTTATGCCTAAACCCCAAAGTGCTAGAGCAAGCCAAACACTTTAGCCACAAGCTCTACAACGCCGCCCTTTTCTTAAGCACACAACCTGCCACCAAAACCACCGGCTTTAACACAAGCTTAGGGGCGTATGCCAAGTCCCGCCTAAATGCCGCTACTAAAGAGGTGCGCTACGCTTTGGAGCTTTACCGCTTCAACGATGCCACCACCGCCCTTTACCGCTTCTTTTGGGGCGAGTTTTGTGACTGGGTGCTGGAGTTTTCTAAGGCGTTCAAGCACAGCCAACAAACCCCCCTAGTCTTTGGCGAGCTCATAGAGGTATTTAAAGAGGGCTTGAAACTCTTGCACCCCTTCATGCCCTTTCTTAGCGAGTATTTACACCAAAGCCTAGATCAGCAGAGCCTAGAAAATGCCCCGTCCATTATGATAAGCCCCTATCCCAAAGACAGCACGCAAGATGAGGGGCTGGAGGCACGCTTTAACTTAATGAAAGAGAGCATCACGGCACTTAGGCGGCTTAAGATTTTGCTAAACGCCCCCATTGAGTCCGCTTCTATTGAGAGTGCCACTGCCCTAGAAGTGGAGGATTTGCAATGCATTAGCAAACTTAGCAAAATCCCTAGCATTTCTGTAACACAAAGCAAACCGCCTAAATCTTTGAGCGACACGGGGGAGCTGGGTGTAGTGCATGTCAGCCTAGAGGGGGTGGATGTAAGCGCGCTTGTAGGGCGTTTAAAAGCACAATTAGAGAAGTTGAAAAAAGAGCAGGCGAAGTTGAATTTAGACAACCAGCAGTTTTTGGCTAAAGCCCCTAAGGCTTTGCTAGAAAGTCTGCAAGAACGCAACAAGACCATACTTGAAAAACAAGCCCAAGTGCAAAAAGAACTTTTAATGCTAGAAGGATAA
- a CDS encoding YeiH family protein, translating into MLGSILGLCVIGVLALVSLKIAHLPFLTTHHISPLLVAVLIGLLGSFLYPKIAYWTHHGVHFSAKKLLRLGIILYGFNVTINDILHYGYTPLFVALVVVVGIFLLGVWLGGKMGLEKDLSMLVACGSAVCGAAAVLALESVLKSPPFKGVVAVGTVIVFGLLAMFLYPFVYNLGWVPLSPLAEGVYIGATLHEVANVAGAASGISLEAEKVAVTIKMVRVIMLIPLLLAVSFYLKSTNAEHKHKVKLQVPWFAFIFLGMVVVHSCLQPLFGGFVAPEVLKHSVEMLRFGSVVCLVCAMGALGLQVELKKFLSLGGRAFGLAFALFIILIFGGFGLVKVFFVG; encoded by the coding sequence ATGTTGGGTTCAATCTTAGGGCTTTGTGTCATAGGGGTTTTAGCCCTTGTGTCGCTAAAAATCGCCCATTTACCCTTTTTAACCACACACCACATTTCGCCCTTGTTAGTGGCGGTTTTAATTGGGCTCTTGGGTTCGTTTCTTTACCCAAAAATCGCCTACTGGACGCACCACGGCGTGCATTTTAGTGCTAAAAAGCTCTTGCGCTTGGGTATTATTTTATACGGCTTTAATGTTACGATCAACGATATTCTGCACTACGGCTACACCCCCTTGTTTGTGGCGTTGGTAGTGGTTGTAGGGATATTCTTACTCGGGGTGTGGCTGGGGGGCAAAATGGGCTTAGAGAAAGACTTAAGCATGCTCGTGGCGTGTGGGAGTGCAGTGTGTGGGGCGGCGGCGGTCTTGGCTTTAGAGAGTGTGCTTAAATCCCCTCCCTTTAAGGGCGTGGTGGCGGTGGGCACCGTGATCGTCTTTGGGCTCTTGGCAATGTTTCTTTACCCCTTTGTTTATAACTTGGGCTGGGTGCCCTTAAGCCCCCTTGCTGAGGGTGTGTATATTGGGGCGACCTTGCACGAAGTCGCCAATGTTGCAGGGGCGGCGAGTGGGATTTCTTTAGAGGCCGAAAAGGTCGCTGTAACTATAAAAATGGTGCGCGTGATCATGCTCATCCCCTTGCTTTTAGCCGTGTCGTTTTACTTGAAAAGCACGAACGCTGAACACAAGCACAAGGTCAAATTACAAGTGCCTTGGTTTGCCTTTATATTCTTAGGCATGGTGGTGGTGCACTCTTGCTTACAGCCCTTATTTGGCGGCTTTGTGGCGCCCGAGGTGCTCAAACACAGCGTGGAGATGTTGCGTTTTGGGTCTGTGGTGTGCTTGGTGTGCGCGATGGGGGCTTTGGGCTTACAAGTGGAGCTAAAAAAGTTTTTAAGCTTAGGGGGGCGCGCTTTTGGTTTAGCCTTTGCACTTTTTATCATTTTAATCTTTGGGGGTTTTGGGTTGGTGAAGGTGTTTTTTGTGGGATAG
- a CDS encoding flagellar hook-basal body complex protein: MNDTLLNAYSGIKTHQFGIDSLSNNIANINTVGYRENTPEFKSLFSAHLDTLGASNVTADDRNFGVTKGSNAISDRDGEYMPSDGEFNMAYQGSGWFIVGPNKNGSMQINKDGYKQAQENFYTREGNFLRDADGYIVNTHGYYLYGVDLHKIKNGVLTAGNPDEEAKILKSGKLSTLYLPRDVQYQPVLTTKVDMSLNLNAKNHVRPAEEYFLNKDGEIINERFLNQDANALANDDNEPLDLAMHRNLEIMMVKGDMAQDLTFKYGTGGPEKNEFHTLGDLKNLLKTKANLDLTIAKSKPDQIKSPLMLQIKNPTDPEATLFIGGPMAEKLGWTASGMILKKGETRDSVGIRIPFYSTTAEIYDKGGDKYLLKSDFFMTNSKDPMANPPTTEKWDVESSIIEMRSKLPITPQTVRQTITFDKDGKMQAKPVTLNFKGTPLTYNIAKSKDYQSSDVPYEDSKIYQISQDGKPKGLLQNMRIDDNGVIHLAFSNGAIETMGRVGIAAFTNDQGLRKVGSNLFDITNVTRNGRAAPLSGNPILGWDRDDGKLKFGKVMHKYLETSNVNAGSSLTNLILMQRGYSMNAKAFTTGDDLVKEAINLKK; the protein is encoded by the coding sequence ATGAACGACACCCTTTTAAACGCCTATTCAGGCATCAAGACCCACCAATTTGGCATAGACAGCTTGTCTAACAACATCGCCAACATCAACACGGTGGGCTATCGAGAGAACACCCCCGAGTTTAAATCCCTTTTCTCCGCCCATTTGGACACTTTGGGGGCGAGCAATGTTACCGCCGATGATCGCAACTTTGGGGTTACTAAGGGGAGCAACGCCATTTCCGATCGCGATGGCGAGTATATGCCCAGCGATGGCGAGTTCAACATGGCCTATCAGGGGAGCGGGTGGTTCATTGTGGGTCCGAATAAAAACGGGAGCATGCAGATCAATAAGGATGGCTACAAGCAGGCGCAAGAGAACTTTTACACTAGGGAGGGCAATTTTTTAAGGGACGCGGATGGCTACATCGTCAACACGCATGGCTACTACCTCTATGGCGTGGATTTACATAAGATTAAAAATGGGGTGTTGACAGCGGGCAACCCCGATGAAGAAGCCAAGATTTTAAAAAGCGGCAAACTCAGCACTTTATACTTGCCCAGAGATGTGCAATACCAACCCGTGCTGACCACGAAGGTGGACATGAGTCTCAATTTAAATGCCAAAAACCATGTCCGCCCCGCTGAAGAGTATTTTTTAAATAAAGATGGCGAGATCATCAACGAGCGCTTTTTAAACCAAGACGCCAACGCCCTAGCCAATGACGACAACGAGCCTTTGGATCTAGCCATGCACCGCAATTTGGAGATCATGATGGTTAAAGGCGACATGGCGCAGGACTTGACCTTTAAATACGGCACGGGCGGGCCTGAGAAAAACGAGTTCCACACTCTGGGCGATTTAAAAAATCTCTTAAAAACCAAAGCCAACTTAGATTTAACGATCGCCAAGAGCAAGCCCGATCAGATCAAATCCCCACTCATGCTACAGATCAAAAACCCCACAGACCCCGAAGCCACGCTGTTTATCGGCGGGCCGATGGCGGAGAAACTCGGTTGGACGGCGAGTGGGATGATCCTTAAAAAGGGCGAAACGCGCGACTCTGTGGGGATTAGAATCCCCTTTTACAGCACCACTGCCGAGATTTACGACAAGGGTGGGGATAAGTATTTGCTTAAAAGCGACTTTTTTATGACTAACTCCAAAGACCCGATGGCAAACCCTCCCACTACAGAAAAATGGGATGTGGAGAGCTCCATTATAGAAATGCGCTCCAAGCTGCCCATCACTCCGCAAACCGTGCGCCAAACGATCACCTTTGACAAAGACGGCAAAATGCAGGCCAAGCCCGTTACATTAAACTTTAAAGGCACTCCCTTGACCTACAACATCGCCAAGAGCAAGGATTACCAATCCAGCGATGTGCCCTATGAAGACTCCAAAATCTACCAAATCTCCCAAGATGGCAAGCCTAAAGGCTTGTTGCAAAACATGCGTATCGACGACAATGGGGTGATCCATTTGGCTTTTAGCAATGGAGCGATCGAAACGATGGGGCGGGTGGGCATCGCCGCCTTCACCAATGATCAAGGACTGCGCAAAGTGGGGAGCAATCTCTTTGACATCACCAATGTTACAAGAAACGGGCGAGCAGCCCCTCTAAGCGGCAACCCCATTTTAGGCTGGGATCGCGATGATGGCAAGTTGAAGTTTGGCAAGGTCATGCATAAATATTTGGAAACGAGCAATGTCAATGCCGGCAGCTCTCTTACGAATTTAATTTTAATGCAACGGGGTTATTCTATGAATGCTAAAGCCTTCACTACGGGCGATGATTTGGTGAAAGAAGCGATTAATTTAAAGAAGTAG
- a CDS encoding GmrSD restriction endonuclease domain-containing protein has protein sequence MSFCNYDEKGFAQLVRFLEEGEYQIPRFQRDFVWSKEQVAKFIDSLVRGFPTGSFVLWKTKERLQANRKIGKVEIRKPKAEEHIYYVLDGQQRMGALFVVFKGLQIERKRKKDHYQEKNTQQETPVTKPPKIDDYKDIMLRLEVDEDKDFCFVGDPKAELNEVAVSVYDLITQSILEIQEKYNLSLQEAKRFEEFKKRMENYRFPIVAIDNAPLEQIVEIFARINTGGTKLTPFEVMCAKFYSPAKTDPSQTIIIKPKFDLQECFENLTDELGHLDYAFNQPMVVLQLISYLLHSNASNLKARISIPTILKLEPEKVQETWNFAAPCFSRAAHLLKHDLKIPSFDFLPSVGLFMLMAYFYALSGYKSPNASQITNLRRLFFRGAFFSTKTDGDTLLKQLGLVKCIYEEKPIDFKKELPFYSITQEFLTGEKINIKSGLHRGVLCVLATLEPRDFDNNSKVVLDNLFLQNTKKRNLHHFFPKNHLKHIAPKSNPDVIANVAFLSAQLNQHIKDKPPKVYIPEFHAKNPHLQDSLKTHLIDINDPKVLENYQDFLKLRATAILDKIKELT, from the coding sequence ATGTCCTTTTGCAATTACGATGAAAAGGGTTTTGCGCAGTTGGTGCGCTTTTTAGAGGAGGGCGAGTACCAAATCCCTAGGTTTCAGCGCGATTTTGTGTGGAGTAAGGAGCAGGTGGCTAAATTCATAGACAGCCTTGTTAGGGGTTTTCCTACGGGCAGCTTCGTGCTGTGGAAGACCAAAGAGAGGCTGCAGGCCAATCGCAAAATAGGCAAGGTGGAGATTAGAAAGCCCAAAGCAGAGGAGCACATTTATTATGTCCTAGATGGGCAACAGCGCATGGGCGCGTTGTTTGTGGTTTTTAAGGGCTTGCAAATTGAAAGAAAGCGCAAGAAAGACCACTACCAAGAAAAGAACACCCAACAAGAGACCCCCGTAACCAAGCCCCCAAAAATAGACGATTATAAAGACATCATGCTAAGGCTAGAAGTCGATGAGGACAAAGATTTTTGTTTTGTGGGCGACCCTAAAGCCGAGCTTAATGAAGTGGCGGTGAGCGTCTATGACCTCATCACCCAAAGCATTTTGGAGATACAAGAAAAATACAACTTGAGCCTGCAAGAGGCGAAACGCTTTGAAGAGTTTAAAAAGCGCATGGAGAATTACCGCTTCCCCATTGTTGCCATTGACAACGCCCCACTAGAGCAAATTGTGGAGATTTTTGCACGGATCAACACGGGCGGGACAAAGCTCACTCCCTTTGAAGTGATGTGTGCAAAATTTTACAGCCCTGCAAAAACCGACCCCAGCCAAACCATCATCATCAAGCCAAAATTTGACTTGCAAGAGTGCTTTGAAAACCTCACAGATGAGCTGGGGCACTTGGACTACGCCTTTAACCAGCCTATGGTGGTGCTGCAACTCATTTCGTATTTATTGCACAGCAATGCGTCTAATTTAAAAGCAAGAATCTCCATCCCCACCATTTTAAAACTAGAACCCGAGAAGGTGCAAGAAACATGGAATTTTGCCGCCCCCTGCTTTTCTCGCGCCGCCCACTTGCTCAAGCACGACTTAAAAATCCCCTCTTTTGACTTTTTGCCCTCAGTGGGTCTATTCATGCTTATGGCGTATTTTTACGCCCTAAGCGGATATAAAAGCCCTAACGCTAGCCAAATCACCAACTTAAGGCGACTCTTTTTTAGGGGGGCGTTTTTTAGCACTAAAACAGATGGGGACACTCTGCTGAAGCAATTAGGTTTGGTGAAGTGCATTTATGAAGAAAAGCCCATTGATTTTAAAAAAGAACTCCCATTTTATAGCATCACCCAAGAGTTTTTGACAGGAGAGAAAATCAACATTAAAAGCGGATTGCATCGGGGGGTTTTATGTGTGCTCGCCACTTTAGAACCTAGGGATTTTGATAACAATAGTAAAGTGGTGCTCGACAATCTCTTTTTGCAAAACACCAAAAAACGCAACCTACACCACTTCTTCCCCAAAAACCACTTAAAACACATAGCCCCCAAGAGCAACCCCGATGTGATCGCCAATGTGGCGTTTTTAAGCGCACAGCTCAACCAGCATATCAAAGACAAGCCCCCTAAGGTTTATATCCCCGAGTTTCACGCCAAAAACCCCCATTTGCAAGATAGCCTCAAAACCCATTTAATCGACATAAACGACCCTAAAGTGCTTGAGAACTACCAAGACTTTTTAAAACTGCGTGCTACGGCGATTTTAGACAAAATCAAAGAGCTGACTTAG